The genomic interval AATTGGAGGTCGGCGGCCGCACCGAGGCTGCCGTACTCGCGACCAAACTCGGGCTGCCCGAGGGCCGCGACGACTACTGATCGATCACCTCGTGCACCGGCCGGCGCGGCGTCGGCGGCAGGGGTTCCGCATCCGACGACACCCAGCCGACCCGCAGCATGGCCTGCGGATAGGCGCAGTCGTACAGCACATGGGTCCGGATATCGGCTCGGAGCTCGGGCAGGCCGAGCGGCTCGGTCTGCAGGCAGGTCGACAGCCCGAGGTCGGTCGCGGTGAGCAACGCCGCGCTGATCGCCTCACCCGCGCGCAGCCGCGACTTCCGATCGTCGGCGGCCGTACAGACCACCAGCCATTCCGCGGCGTCGGGATCGCTGACCCGGTCGGCGAGCTCGGGCTCGGTGAACGCGCGCACCGGGATCTGGTCGCTCGGGTGCGGTCGGGGGCTGTTCTCTGCGGGCACTCCGTCGCTCGAGCCGTGTCGCCCACTCCACGCGGCGAGTTCGCGCTGGTACTCGATGTCGTCGGCGTGCCGCTGCACGGCTTCACGGGCCGGGCGGGCGAGACTCGCGCGCAGTGTGCCGGGGACATGCCGCACCACCGCACCCCATTGCGTGGCACGCGTGGCGATCGTACGGAGGTATCCCGGTGGCACCTGCCAGTCGCTGTAGCTCCGGCGGTCGGACTGGCGGCGCAGCAGGGCCGCGCCGAGATCGACATCGGTCTGCGTCGGCTGCCGCGGCGTGAATTCGATGGTGGCGAGATGATCGGGGTCGGAAGGATCCGGCAGGTGGGTGACCTCGGCCGACCAGCCGAGCGTCGCCAGCGCCACCCGGAAGTGATGCAGCGCCGCGCCACAACTCAGCACCAAGCCACGCCGCTGCGGGTCGGTAGCGCTGAGGTGCCGGTCGGGATCGGCGTAGAGCTCCACCGAGTGGCCGGTGAGCCGCCAGCGCCAGGGCTGGGTGTTGTGCACCGATGGTGCGCGGACCGCCATCGCGATGGCGTTGTGCAGGGTCTCGGAGTCCGGCTGCGCGGAGGTCATATGGTCGACTGCCGTCCTTTCCGGTGCACGTGCGCACTCGGATCGCGCGACGGACCGTGCCACCGAAGCCCAGTCTGCGCGCATACCGGCGGGCCGGCACCGATCCGAAGGTCCCGAATCTTCAGGCCGAATGTCCGGCCGGAGGAGATCCGCGGCTCAGAACCGCTCCCGCATTCGATCGAGACCATCGAGAATCAGGTCGAGACCGAACTCGAACTCGGTTTGGTCGTCACACCAGCCGAGTTTCGGTTCGCCGTCGTCGTGCGGCTCGTCGGCGATCATGCCCGCGATATTGGGGAACTGGTCGGCCATGGCCGCGAGCTGGGCGGTGGCTTCCGCGTCGGTTTGTTCCCCGGCGGAACCGAACAGCTCCTGGGTGAACCCCAGCGCCCGGCTGCCCAGGGCGTGCAAGGCATGGTGGGCCAGATCGTAGGAGAAACCGCCGGTGCGCAGCAACCCGATCACCGCGTCGAAGTAGGTGATGAGCGAGAGCGTCATCGGTGAGCGCGTTCCGATCAGCACTGGTGCCCACGGATGCTGGAGCAGGACCTCGCGGGCGAGCAGGATGCGCTGGCGCAGCACCGGTTTCCAGTCGGCGGGCGACTCGGCGGTGAGCGGTTCCACCACACCGTTGATCGCGCCGATCACCACCTCGGCCATCCCGTCGAGGAGTTCGGCTTTGTTCGCCACGTGGTGGTAGAGCGACATCGCCTCGACCCCGAGATCGGTGGCGACGCTGCGCATGGTGACCGCTTCCATCCCGTCGCGGTCGGCGCGGGCGACGGCGGTGTGCAGGATTTGTTCGCGGCTCAGGCGAGGTCGTTGATCGGTAACCATCGCGGGCCAACTTTACCGTACGAGGTAAGGATGCCCGCTCTTGACAGCCTTACGTTGTAATGCTTCCCTTACGAGATAAGACTTACAACGTAAGAGGGATGGTGTGATCATGTGGTTCTGGATTGCGATCGCGGTCGGAGCGCCCGTGGCACTGGTGCTGACCGGCCTCCTGTTCCTGGTGGTGGCGATGCGCACCGGCTACCGCCCGGCGCTCACGGCCGTCCGCCGCTTCAATCGACGCTTCACCAACCGGCACAACATGAAGACCGCCGGTCAGCCCGGCGCGACGTCGTCGGTCATCCGGCACCGGGGCAGATCGAGCGGGAAAGCCTATGCGACCCCGATCGGCGTGACCGAAGCCGGAGACGAGTTCGTCATCCTGCTGCCCTACGGAACCAACCCGGACTGGCTGAAGAATGTGCTGGCCGCCGGGTCGGCCGAGGTTGTCCACGAAGGCGTGCCCTACCGCGCCACCGATCCGGAAGTGGTTTCGGCCGCCTCGGTCGCCCGGCACCTCTCCCGACCGGAACGCCTGGCTCGCCTGCTGTTCGGCGTCGACGCCGCCCTGCGCCTGCACGTGACAGCCGCGGCGTAAAGGCATGCGTACGTAGGTGATTACCACAGGTCCGCACGAAACGGTCCGACGTCGACTACCTACCCGACACCGAGAAGGCGGCTCTACTCTCCACTGTGCGACAGCCGCCATGCGGTCAGCGCGAGCCGGGCGCGCAACAGTCCCGTGGGCTCGCCGAGTTCGAAACCCATTGCCTTACCCAAGTATTCGAGGCGACGAGCGACGCTGCTGTGGTGCCGGTGCAGGAGGTCGGCCGCGCGGCGCAGCGAGCCGGTGCGGCAGTAGACCTCCAGGGTGTCGAGATCGTCTGGGCTGCCCGCGATTCCGGCGATCGCGCCGACATCCGCGTTGTCCCGCAGCGTGGAAGCGGGGAGGTGTGCGAGGAGCGCGAGCACACCGAGGCTGTCGTAGTGCACGATCGGCTGGCGGGTCGTGCTGAACCGGAGCGCGGTACGCGCTTCGTACCAGGATGTTTCCGGGCTCGCTGAGCTGCCGATGCCCGCGTGGACGTCGTCCGGGAATCGCCTGTCGTCCAGCGCCGCGGCCAGGATGACACCCACATCGCCGACCGTCGCGGCTTTCACCGGGCGGGCCGGACAGATCAGGCCGCCGATCCGGTCGAGCGGAGTCCGCGCGCGCACCGCGATGACGCGGACCGGCAGTTCGGCCGGAAAACCCAAGAGCCGCAACGCTCTCCCCCTGGCCGCGGCATCGGCGCCGGCGCTGATGACCAGTTCGACCAGAGCCGGGTCGGCCATGGTGGTACGCGCCGGGCCGTAGCGCTCGACCACGGCCGCGGTGGTGATGGCGAGCCGGTCCAGCAGCAGTTCGTCCAGCGCACGCGACGATTCGCCGCGCTCGAGCCACACACTGCCGATCTCTTCGTCGTCGAGCGTGATCGGCAGTGTCATGGACGCGACCGGCGGCGGACCATCGACCTCCCGGCCGTCCGGAGCGAACCGGATCACCCGGCCGGTGCCCGCCAGCCGGATGCCGGTCACGCATTCGGCCAGGTTGGCCGACGCACGGGCGAGCGCGGGCAGATCCACCCGGCGGCGCAGCAGAGTGTCGTAGAACGAGACCACACGCAGCGCGCCTTCGGCTTCGGTATCCAGTTGCGACAGCCGCACGATCAACGCATCCACGCTTCGACGGTACGCGGCAATCGTCGCGCGGCACGGTGCGAATGCGCGACGTTCGGCGGGCGCTTCGCGGCTCGCGGACGGCGACGATGATAGGCATGGATCCCGAACTAGAGCCGTTCACCGCCTTGTTCCCGCCCGCCGACCTGTCCGACCCGCCGACCGCGCGCAAGGTGCTCGCCGAATTGACCGCGTCGATCCCGGTCGACACCACCGGGCTGGACATCGAAGACCGTTCGGTCCCGGCCCAGCCCGAGGTGCCGGTCCGGATCTACCGGCCGCAGGACTCGGCTGGCGCCATCGTGTGGCTGCACGGCGGCGGGTTCGCGATGGGCAACCTGGAGACCGAGCATCCCTGGGCCGGCGCGCTCGCCCGCAATGCCGGCGTGACGGTCATCTCCGTGGCCTACCGGCTGTCCCCGGAGCACCCGTTTCCCGCCGCGCACGACGATGTCTACGCGACGGTGCTCTGGGTGGCCGAGCACGCGGACGAACTAGGTCTGGATCCGGGACGCATCGCGATCGGCGGGCACAGTTCCGGCGCGGGGATAGCTGCGGCGGTGGCGTTGCGGGTGCGCGATGAGCAGAGCGCGCCGATCCGGTTCCAGCTGCTGCATCAACCGCTGCTCGACGACCGTCAAACAACCTGGTCGGCAACGAATTTCATCGATACACCGTTCATCACTCGCGACAAGATCACGCAGATGTGGGCGCACTATCTGGCCGCCACGCCCGCTACCCCGTATGCCGCCGTGGCGCGCGCCACCGACCTGTCCGACCTGCCGCCCGCCTATATCGCCACCGCGGAGTTCTGCCCGAATCGGGACGAGGGCATCGACTACGCACTGCGCTTGCTGCGGGCGGGCGTGCCGGTCGAATTGCATCAGTGGCCCGGCACCTTCCACGGATCGCACGTCATCCTCTCCGCCGAGATCTCCCAGCGGCAGAACGCCGAACTGGCCGCGGTGCTCCGCCGCGCGCTGGCCTGAATCACCACGAGACCGAAAGGCACATCATGCGAGGCACAATTCCCCGGAAGATGCGACTGCTGGCCGCACTCGCGCCGAAGGTGGACTGGGATTCGATGACATCAGAGCAGGTCATCGAGCTCCGCGCGGCGCAGGACCGCAAGCTCGGCACCGCGCTGGGCACGTTCATCCTCGGCACGGTCGACCGCGGCACCCGGATCAGCACCGAGGCACTGGAGCTGCCGGGGCGGCGTTTGCACGTCCGGCTGTATCGGCCCGCGGCGGGCGGCTCCGCGCTACCGCTGATCATCGCGTTTCACGGCGGCGGATTCATCAGCGGCACACCGGCACAGGACGATTGGCTGCTCAGCCATCTGGCGGCGCGGCTGCCTGCCGTGGTCGCCTCGGTCGACTATCGGCTGGCACCCGAGCACCCCGCGCCCGCCCAGGTCGCCGATGCCTACGACGCGACGACGAGCCTGGTCGAACAGGCCGCGCGGTGGGGCGGCGACCCGGACCAGGTCGTCGTGCTCGGGTCCAGCGCGGGCGCCACGCTCGCCGCGCTGACGGCGATCAGTGCGCAGGATCTGGGCATACCGGTGCGCGCGCAGGTTTTGATCAATCCACAGGTCGACTGGACCGAGCAGGTGTTCCGGTATCCCTCGTTCACCGAGAACGCGGACGCGCCGACCGCTACTCCCGGCAATTGCCGTGCGGTACAGCGATTCGCCCTGCCCGCGGGTTTCGACGCACGGTCGATGTCACCGCTGTATCGCGAGAACCTCTCCGGACTAGCCCCGGCCTGCATCGTCGCCGCGGGGCTGGACACCCTGGAGGACCAGTCGCCCGCCTACGCGGATCGGCTGCGCGCTGCCGGAGTCGAGGTCACGCTGACGCGCTACCCGGAAGCCACGCACGCCTTCCTCAGCATGCCGAGGCTGGTCCCCGCGGCGCGGACCGCCCGCGCCGACATCCTCGGCTACCTGCGTAACCACGTGCTGGAGCGGGCGCGCCCGACACCGGGATAAGCACCGGGTTTCGCTGCGCCGAGGCACCCCCGGGTGTACAAACATGGGGGTGACGATGTGGAAGATCTGCCGGACCTGCGCAGTCGAACACGAAGCCGCGGCACAGCTCTGCCGTATCTGTGCTGACG from Nocardia goodfellowii carries:
- a CDS encoding alpha/beta hydrolase, whose protein sequence is MDPELEPFTALFPPADLSDPPTARKVLAELTASIPVDTTGLDIEDRSVPAQPEVPVRIYRPQDSAGAIVWLHGGGFAMGNLETEHPWAGALARNAGVTVISVAYRLSPEHPFPAAHDDVYATVLWVAEHADELGLDPGRIAIGGHSSGAGIAAAVALRVRDEQSAPIRFQLLHQPLLDDRQTTWSATNFIDTPFITRDKITQMWAHYLAATPATPYAAVARATDLSDLPPAYIATAEFCPNRDEGIDYALRLLRAGVPVELHQWPGTFHGSHVILSAEISQRQNAELAAVLRRALA
- a CDS encoding TetR/AcrR family transcriptional regulator C-terminal domain-containing protein; this translates as MVTDQRPRLSREQILHTAVARADRDGMEAVTMRSVATDLGVEAMSLYHHVANKAELLDGMAEVVIGAINGVVEPLTAESPADWKPVLRQRILLAREVLLQHPWAPVLIGTRSPMTLSLITYFDAVIGLLRTGGFSYDLAHHALHALGSRALGFTQELFGSAGEQTDAEATAQLAAMADQFPNIAGMIADEPHDDGEPKLGWCDDQTEFEFGLDLILDGLDRMRERF
- a CDS encoding alpha/beta hydrolase, translated to MRGTIPRKMRLLAALAPKVDWDSMTSEQVIELRAAQDRKLGTALGTFILGTVDRGTRISTEALELPGRRLHVRLYRPAAGGSALPLIIAFHGGGFISGTPAQDDWLLSHLAARLPAVVASVDYRLAPEHPAPAQVADAYDATTSLVEQAARWGGDPDQVVVLGSSAGATLAALTAISAQDLGIPVRAQVLINPQVDWTEQVFRYPSFTENADAPTATPGNCRAVQRFALPAGFDARSMSPLYRENLSGLAPACIVAAGLDTLEDQSPAYADRLRAAGVEVTLTRYPEATHAFLSMPRLVPAARTARADILGYLRNHVLERARPTPG
- a CDS encoding Acg family FMN-binding oxidoreductase; translated protein: MTSAQPDSETLHNAIAMAVRAPSVHNTQPWRWRLTGHSVELYADPDRHLSATDPQRRGLVLSCGAALHHFRVALATLGWSAEVTHLPDPSDPDHLATIEFTPRQPTQTDVDLGAALLRRQSDRRSYSDWQVPPGYLRTIATRATQWGAVVRHVPGTLRASLARPAREAVQRHADDIEYQRELAAWSGRHGSSDGVPAENSPRPHPSDQIPVRAFTEPELADRVSDPDAAEWLVVCTAADDRKSRLRAGEAISAALLTATDLGLSTCLQTEPLGLPELRADIRTHVLYDCAYPQAMLRVGWVSSDAEPLPPTPRRPVHEVIDQ
- a CDS encoding helix-turn-helix domain-containing protein, whose protein sequence is MDALIVRLSQLDTEAEGALRVVSFYDTLLRRRVDLPALARASANLAECVTGIRLAGTGRVIRFAPDGREVDGPPPVASMTLPITLDDEEIGSVWLERGESSRALDELLLDRLAITTAAVVERYGPARTTMADPALVELVISAGADAAARGRALRLLGFPAELPVRVIAVRARTPLDRIGGLICPARPVKAATVGDVGVILAAALDDRRFPDDVHAGIGSSASPETSWYEARTALRFSTTRQPIVHYDSLGVLALLAHLPASTLRDNADVGAIAGIAGSPDDLDTLEVYCRTGSLRRAADLLHRHHSSVARRLEYLGKAMGFELGEPTGLLRARLALTAWRLSHSGE
- a CDS encoding nitroreductase family deazaflavin-dependent oxidoreductase; translated protein: MWFWIAIAVGAPVALVLTGLLFLVVAMRTGYRPALTAVRRFNRRFTNRHNMKTAGQPGATSSVIRHRGRSSGKAYATPIGVTEAGDEFVILLPYGTNPDWLKNVLAAGSAEVVHEGVPYRATDPEVVSAASVARHLSRPERLARLLFGVDAALRLHVTAAA